One genomic segment of Sminthopsis crassicaudata isolate SCR6 chromosome 2, ASM4859323v1, whole genome shotgun sequence includes these proteins:
- the LOC141557699 gene encoding uncharacterized protein LOC141557699, whose amino-acid sequence MGSPSPTISLTLVAGVSFHSSLLRMKSWGALLPQLLLSFLSQGPGAQAQPGDCFQVRPCTCLLRGSRQAINLAAVGALTVPLAPHNESGGYVQFSPCQPFSEPADLPSTDCVQVAACVSLRQAGTGHLHHTAYGRHQRSQFRYNSSTRVLTVMYPARPSSSLNTLAHFNCSPVRTVAYVSLLPTQLEVFIQNPCACPDHCPLWSPEPSSLLAISFLVALGIYLLWGICGLPAFPSQRGSQLISPDQFWCSPCSSCLGKPEDDKENIPLRGLCSGT is encoded by the exons ATGGGCTCACCCTCACCTACTATTTCTCTCACCCTGGTGGCAGGAGTCAGTTTCCACAGCTCCCTGCTCAGGATGAAGTCCTGGGGAGCCCTGCTGCCGCAGCTTCTGCTGAGCTTCCTGTCCCAGGGCCCGGGGGCTCAGGCCCAGCCCGGGGACTGCTTCCAGGTGCGCCCTTGCACGTGCCTCCTGCGGGGGAGTCGCCAGGCGATCAATCTGGCCGCCGTGGGGGCCCTGACGGTGCCCTTGGCCCCCCACAACGAGTCTGGGGGATACGTTCAGTTCAGCCCTTGCCAGCCTTTCAGCGAACCCGCTGACCTCCCCTCCACTGACTGTGTCCAGGTGGCTGCTTGTGTGAGCCTCAG GCAGGCAGGCACAGGGCACCTGCACCACACTGCCTATGGCCGGCACCAGAGGAGCCAATTTCGGTACAACAGCAGCACCCGAGTCTTGACTGTCATGTACCCCG CCCGGCCTAGCAGCTCCCTGAACACCTTGGCCCACTTTAACTGCAGCCCCGTGAGGACTGTGGCCTACGTATCCCTCCTGCCCACCCAACTGGAGGTCTTCATCCAGAATCCCTGTGCCTGCCCAGACCACTGCCCACTCTGGAGCCCAGAACCCAGCTCCCTCCTCGCCATCTCCTTCCTTGTAGCCCTTGGCATCTACCTCCTCTGGG GTATCTGTGGGCTGCCTGCGTTCCCCAGCCAGAGAGGAAGCCAGCTCATCTCTCCAGACCAGTTCTGGTGCAGCCCCTGTTCCTCTTGTCTTGGGAAGCCAGAAGATGACAAAGAAAACATCCCCCTTCGGGGTCTCTGTTCTGGAACTTAG